A portion of the Pseudomonas protegens CHA0 genome contains these proteins:
- a CDS encoding amidotransferase yields the protein MSLRICILETDILRPELVDQYQGYGQMFQRLFSQQPIAAQFSVYNVVQGEYPSDDLEFDAYLVTGSKADSFGTDPWIQTLKTYLLGRYERGDKLLGICFGHQLLALLLGGKSERASQGWGVGTHSYKLAAKAPWMSPVVEELTLLISHQDQVTALPENATVIASSDFCPFAAYHINDQVLCFQGHPEFIHDYSRALLDLRQEFLGEQIYQKGVASLEHDHHGTTVAEWMMRFVAHKPEAA from the coding sequence ATGTCGCTACGCATCTGCATTCTTGAAACCGATATCCTGCGTCCCGAACTGGTCGATCAATATCAGGGTTACGGGCAGATGTTCCAGCGCCTGTTTTCCCAGCAGCCCATCGCTGCCCAATTCAGCGTCTACAACGTGGTCCAGGGGGAGTACCCCAGCGATGACCTGGAATTCGACGCCTATCTGGTGACAGGCAGCAAGGCCGATTCGTTCGGCACCGATCCCTGGATCCAGACCCTCAAGACCTACCTGCTGGGGCGCTACGAGCGTGGCGACAAGCTGTTGGGCATCTGCTTCGGCCATCAGTTGCTGGCATTGCTGCTGGGGGGCAAGAGCGAGCGCGCGAGCCAGGGCTGGGGTGTCGGTACCCACAGCTACAAGTTGGCGGCCAAGGCGCCGTGGATGAGCCCGGTGGTGGAGGAGCTGACGCTGCTGATCAGCCATCAGGACCAGGTTACCGCCTTGCCGGAGAACGCCACGGTGATCGCCTCCAGCGATTTCTGTCCGTTCGCGGCCTACCATATCAATGATCAGGTGCTGTGTTTCCAGGGCCACCCCGAGTTCATCCACGACTATTCCCGCGCCTTACTGGACCTGCGCCAGGAGTTTCTCGGCGAGCAGATCTACCAGAAGGGCGTGGCCAGCCTTGAGCACGACCATCACGGCACCACTGTGGCGGAGTGGATGATGCGTTTCGTCGCTCACAAGCCCGAGGCTGCCTGA
- the thrH gene encoding bifunctional phosphoserine phosphatase/homoserine phosphotransferase ThrH produces MEIACLDLEGVLVPEIWIAFAEKTGIESLKATTRDIPDYDVLMKQRLRILDEHGLKLSDIQEVIATLKPLDGAVEFVNWLRERFQVVILSDTFYEFSQPLMRQLGFPTLLCHRLITDDGGRVTGYQLRQKDPKRQSVLAFKSLYYRVIAAGDSYNDTTMLGEADAGILFHAPDNVIREFPQFPAVHSFAELKQEFIKASNRTLSL; encoded by the coding sequence GTGGAAATTGCCTGTCTCGATCTGGAAGGTGTACTGGTCCCGGAAATCTGGATCGCCTTTGCCGAAAAAACCGGGATTGAATCCCTCAAGGCAACCACCCGGGATATTCCCGACTACGACGTGCTGATGAAACAGCGCCTGCGGATTCTCGACGAACACGGCCTGAAGCTTTCGGATATCCAGGAAGTGATCGCCACCCTCAAGCCACTGGACGGCGCGGTGGAATTCGTCAACTGGCTGCGCGAGCGCTTCCAGGTGGTGATCCTTTCCGACACCTTCTATGAATTTTCCCAGCCCCTGATGCGCCAGCTGGGCTTTCCGACCCTGCTTTGCCACCGCCTGATCACCGATGACGGCGGCCGGGTGACCGGCTATCAGTTGCGCCAGAAAGACCCCAAGCGCCAGTCGGTGCTGGCCTTCAAGAGCCTGTACTACCGGGTGATTGCGGCGGGGGATTCCTACAACGACACGACGATGCTCGGTGAGGCGGATGCCGGCATCCTGTTCCACGCCCCGGACAACGTGATCCGCGAGTTCCCGCAGTTCCCGGCGGTGCACAGCTTTGCCGAGCTGAAGCAGGAGTTCATCAAGGCTTCCAACCGCACCTTGAGCCTGTAA
- a CDS encoding magnesium and cobalt transport protein CorA — MGRVVAAAVYSGGKKVTDISLDEGAAWAAKPGHFVWIGLEEPNAHELANLQRQFNLHELAIEDALEKHSRPKLETFGDALFIVTYSPVRDQGKLEFIETHIFAGNGYIITARNGHSASYGYVRQRCEARPLLLEHGEDFVLYALLDFVTENYQPVSEAIHAEIDELERNVLCDSLNERDIQHLHGLRRDVLRLRRHVAPMVEISEELQKLSFPFIDKNMRPYFRDVQIHVTRQMEDLSTLRDIASQTIEIGVLLEASRQSIVQRKFAAWAAILAFPTAVAGIYGMNFQNMPELSWHYGYFGVLGFISVGCVGLWASFKRSGWL; from the coding sequence ATGGGTAGAGTTGTTGCTGCCGCCGTCTACAGCGGCGGAAAAAAAGTCACGGATATCAGCCTCGACGAAGGGGCCGCCTGGGCCGCCAAGCCCGGCCACTTCGTCTGGATCGGCCTGGAGGAACCCAACGCCCACGAGCTGGCCAACCTGCAGCGCCAGTTCAACCTGCATGAACTGGCCATCGAGGATGCCCTGGAAAAGCACAGCCGGCCGAAGCTGGAAACCTTCGGCGACGCGCTGTTCATCGTCACCTATTCGCCGGTGCGCGATCAGGGCAAGCTGGAGTTCATCGAAACCCACATCTTTGCCGGCAACGGCTACATCATCACCGCGCGCAACGGCCACTCGGCCTCCTATGGCTACGTGCGCCAGCGCTGCGAGGCGCGCCCGCTGCTGCTGGAGCACGGTGAAGACTTCGTGCTCTATGCCCTGCTGGACTTCGTTACCGAGAACTACCAGCCGGTCAGCGAAGCCATCCACGCGGAAATCGACGAGCTGGAGCGCAACGTCCTCTGCGACTCGCTGAACGAACGGGACATCCAGCACCTGCACGGCCTGCGCCGCGACGTGCTGCGCCTGCGCCGGCATGTAGCGCCCATGGTGGAGATCAGCGAAGAGCTGCAGAAGCTCAGTTTTCCCTTTATCGACAAGAACATGCGGCCGTACTTCCGGGATGTGCAGATTCACGTCACCCGGCAGATGGAAGACCTCTCGACCCTGCGCGATATCGCCAGCCAGACCATCGAGATCGGCGTACTGCTGGAGGCTTCACGGCAAAGCATCGTGCAACGCAAGTTCGCCGCCTGGGCCGCGATCCTGGCGTTTCCGACGGCGGTGGCGGGAATCTACGGGATGAACTTCCAGAACATGCCGGAGCTGAGTTGGCACTACGGCTACTTTGGCGTCCTGGGTTTTATCAGCGTGGGTTGTGTCGGCCTCTGGGCCAGCTTCAAGCGTTCCGGCTGGCTCTGA
- a CDS encoding phosphoadenylyl-sulfate reductase, producing the protein MTTSFDVAELAATYANKSAQDILKLAFAQFGDDLWISFSGAEDVVLVDMAWKLNKNVKVFSLDTGRLHPETYRFIDQVREHYKIQIELISPDHSKLEPFVKEKGLFSFYKDGHGECCGIRKIEPLRRKLSTVSAWATGQRRDQSPGTRSQVAVLEVDTAFSTPERTLYKFNPLAQMSSEEIWGYIRMLELPYNSLHERGFISIGCEPCTRPVLPNQHEREGRWWWEEATQKECGLHAGNIISKA; encoded by the coding sequence ATGACCACATCGTTCGACGTCGCTGAACTCGCCGCGACCTATGCCAACAAGTCTGCCCAGGACATTCTCAAACTGGCCTTTGCCCAGTTCGGCGATGACCTGTGGATTTCCTTCAGCGGTGCCGAGGATGTGGTGCTGGTGGACATGGCCTGGAAGCTGAACAAGAACGTCAAGGTGTTCAGCCTGGATACCGGCCGCCTGCACCCGGAAACCTACCGTTTCATCGATCAGGTGCGTGAGCACTACAAGATCCAGATCGAGCTGATCTCGCCAGACCACAGCAAGCTCGAACCCTTCGTCAAGGAAAAGGGCCTGTTCAGCTTCTATAAGGACGGCCATGGCGAGTGCTGCGGTATCCGCAAGATCGAACCGCTGCGGCGCAAGCTGTCCACCGTCAGCGCCTGGGCCACCGGCCAGCGCCGTGATCAGAGCCCGGGTACCCGCAGCCAGGTGGCGGTGCTGGAAGTCGACACAGCCTTCTCCACGCCGGAGCGCACCCTGTACAAGTTCAACCCACTGGCACAAATGAGCAGCGAGGAGATCTGGGGTTACATCCGCATGCTCGAACTGCCCTACAACAGCCTGCATGAACGCGGCTTCATCAGCATCGGCTGCGAGCCCTGCACCCGCCCGGTACTGCCCAACCAGCACGAGCGCGAAGGCCGCTGGTGGTGGGAGGAAGCCACCCAGAAAGAATGCGGCTTGCACGCCGGCAACATCATCAGCAAAGCCTGA
- a CDS encoding HAD-IA family hydrolase codes for MNAQLNDLGPIKAVIFDMDGLLLDTEGIYTEITQLIAERYGRTYDWTIKQNIIGRGAGDLARYVVQALDLPISAEEFLVMREPLMRERFPRAQAMPGAQELVRHLKEHRIPIAVGTSSSQMSFGEKTTRHGDWFALFDTIVTADDPEVTAAKPAPDIFLTAARRLGVAPAECLVFEDSPFGVTAARAAGMSVIAVPDPAMADSKFAHAHGIIRSLKGFQPAACGLPHLHWD; via the coding sequence ATGAATGCACAGTTGAATGATTTGGGGCCGATCAAGGCCGTCATTTTCGACATGGACGGCTTGCTCCTGGACACCGAGGGCATCTACACCGAGATCACCCAGTTGATCGCCGAGCGTTATGGCCGCACCTACGATTGGACCATCAAGCAGAACATCATCGGCCGGGGAGCCGGCGACCTGGCGCGCTATGTGGTCCAGGCCCTGGACCTGCCCATCAGCGCCGAAGAGTTCCTGGTGATGCGCGAACCGTTGATGCGTGAGCGCTTTCCCCGCGCCCAGGCCATGCCCGGGGCCCAAGAGCTGGTGCGGCACTTGAAGGAACACCGGATCCCCATTGCCGTGGGCACCAGTTCGTCGCAGATGTCGTTCGGCGAGAAAACCACCCGCCATGGCGACTGGTTCGCGCTGTTCGACACCATCGTCACCGCCGACGATCCGGAAGTGACGGCGGCCAAGCCGGCGCCGGATATCTTCCTCACGGCTGCCCGCCGCCTGGGGGTGGCCCCGGCCGAGTGTCTGGTGTTCGAGGATTCGCCGTTTGGCGTGACCGCGGCCAGGGCCGCTGGCATGAGCGTGATCGCAGTGCCCGATCCGGCCATGGCCGATAGCAAGTTTGCCCATGCCCACGGGATCATCCGTTCCCTCAAAGGCTTTCAGCCGGCTGCCTGCGGCTTGCCCCACCTGCACTGGGACTGA
- a CDS encoding lysophospholipid acyltransferase family protein — MLYLLRMSLMGLHFILAGSLGLLLGLCRPFNPDNSRLCARLYAWPAMCILRLRVKAEVGPLMDKPQGCVIIANHQSNYDLFVFGNVVPRRTVCIGKKSLKWVPLFGQLFWLAGNVLIDRGNPHKARRSMLTTTHTLQHEDTSIWVFPEGTRNLGEELLPFKKGAFQMAIAAGVPIVPVCVSSYIKHMRLDRWNSGKILIRSLPAIPTAGLTLDDMPLLIAQCREQMRECIASMDRQLQAA, encoded by the coding sequence ATGCTGTATCTGCTTCGTATGTCGTTGATGGGCTTGCACTTTATCCTGGCAGGCAGCCTGGGCCTGCTGCTCGGCCTGTGCCGCCCATTCAACCCGGACAACAGCCGACTGTGCGCCCGTCTCTACGCCTGGCCGGCGATGTGCATCCTGCGCTTGCGGGTCAAGGCCGAGGTCGGCCCGCTGATGGACAAACCCCAGGGCTGCGTGATCATCGCCAACCACCAGTCCAACTACGACCTGTTCGTATTCGGCAACGTGGTGCCGCGAAGGACCGTGTGCATCGGCAAGAAGAGCCTGAAATGGGTGCCGCTGTTCGGCCAGCTGTTCTGGCTGGCAGGCAACGTGCTGATCGACCGTGGCAACCCGCACAAGGCCCGGCGCTCGATGCTCACCACCACCCACACCTTGCAGCACGAGGACACCTCGATCTGGGTCTTCCCGGAAGGCACCCGCAACCTCGGGGAAGAGCTGCTGCCCTTCAAGAAAGGTGCATTCCAGATGGCCATCGCCGCAGGCGTGCCCATAGTCCCGGTGTGCGTCAGCAGCTACATCAAGCACATGCGCCTGGATCGCTGGAACAGCGGCAAAATCCTGATCCGCTCGCTGCCCGCCATCCCCACGGCCGGGCTGACCCTGGACGACATGCCCCTGCTGATCGCCCAGTGCCGCGAACAGATGCGCGAATGCATTGCCAGCATGGACCGCCAGCTGCAGGCCGCCTGA
- a CDS encoding LysR family transcriptional regulator — MEAFSSIECFVRSAEVGSFAEAARRLGLTPAAVGKSVAKLETRVGVRLFQRSTRRLTLTEAGRLFLAEVADSLQTIQNAVSTLADAQGRPAGTLKVSMGTVFGGLYIVPMLGAFLRRYPDIHPDWHFDNRQVDLIGQGFDAAIGGGFELPQGVVARRLSPAHRVLVASADYLRGRAPINGPEDLRHCRGILIRSPQTGRIRTWQMTGRGGLMCPLELKASMTMSDSEAACIAAAQGLGLALVSMPFAVNYLRSGALQRVLPDWYVDDGFTSIYYAEHKMLPGKTRAFVDFVIEQFAEQGLAQAFSAL, encoded by the coding sequence ATGGAAGCCTTTAGCAGTATCGAATGTTTTGTCCGCAGCGCTGAAGTCGGCAGCTTTGCCGAGGCGGCGCGACGGCTCGGCCTGACCCCGGCGGCGGTGGGCAAGAGCGTGGCCAAGCTGGAAACCCGGGTTGGTGTGCGCCTGTTCCAGCGCAGCACCCGACGCCTGACCCTGACCGAGGCCGGCCGCCTGTTTCTCGCGGAAGTCGCCGACAGCCTGCAGACCATCCAGAACGCGGTCAGCACCCTGGCCGATGCCCAGGGGCGCCCGGCGGGGACGCTCAAGGTCAGCATGGGCACGGTGTTCGGCGGGCTGTACATAGTGCCGATGCTCGGCGCCTTTTTGCGCCGCTACCCGGATATTCATCCCGACTGGCATTTCGACAACCGCCAGGTGGACCTGATCGGCCAAGGTTTCGATGCGGCCATTGGCGGCGGTTTCGAATTGCCCCAGGGAGTGGTCGCCCGGCGGCTGTCGCCGGCTCACCGGGTGCTGGTGGCAAGCGCCGATTACCTGCGGGGGCGGGCACCGATCAACGGGCCCGAAGACCTGCGGCATTGCCGCGGGATTCTTATCCGCTCCCCCCAGACCGGGCGCATCCGCACCTGGCAGATGACCGGTCGGGGAGGGCTGATGTGCCCGCTGGAGCTCAAGGCCAGCATGACCATGAGCGATTCCGAGGCCGCCTGCATCGCCGCGGCCCAAGGGCTGGGCCTGGCCTTGGTGAGCATGCCGTTTGCCGTCAATTACCTGCGTTCCGGGGCCTTGCAGCGGGTGTTGCCGGACTGGTACGTGGACGATGGCTTTACCTCGATCTACTACGCCGAGCACAAGATGCTCCCGGGCAAGACGCGGGCCTTCGTCGACTTCGTCATCGAGCAGTTCGCCGAGCAAGGCCTGGCTCAGGCCTTCAGCGCCTTGTAG
- a CDS encoding NCS1 family nucleobase:cation symporter-1: MRTSPSNNIALDLPSSPHSHNVQQPVADAAPIALSPRLHNRDLAPTKVEGRRWGGYSIFALWTNDVHNIANYSFAIGLYALGLGGWQILLSLGIGAALVYFFMNLSGYMGQKTGVPFPVISRISFGIHGAQIPALIRAVIAIAWFGIQTYLASVVFRVLLTAIHPGFADYDHNSILGLSTLGWACFLVIWLVQLAILAYGMEMIRRYEAFAGPIILLTVACLAAWMYTQAEGQIAWSIREPLTGGEMWRQIFAGGALWLAIYGTLILNFCDFARSSPCRKTIKVGNFWGLPVNILVFATITVLLCGAQFQINGRVIESPTEIIASIPNTLFLVLGCLAFLIVTVAVNIMANFVAPAFVLSNLAPKYLTFRRAGLISAALAVLILPWNLYNSPLVIVYFLSGLGALLGPLYGVIMVDYWILRKAQVNVPQLYSEDPQGAYFYSHGVNLRAVAAFIPAALIAIVLALVPGFASVSPFSWLIGAGIAGMLYLIIAKRQPGYADVSGESIAVDNVSH, translated from the coding sequence ATGCGTACCAGCCCTTCCAACAACATCGCACTGGATCTGCCCTCCTCGCCGCATTCGCACAACGTCCAACAACCGGTCGCCGATGCGGCCCCCATCGCGCTCAGCCCACGCCTGCACAACCGCGACCTGGCACCGACCAAGGTCGAAGGCCGGCGCTGGGGTGGCTACAGCATCTTCGCCTTGTGGACTAACGATGTGCACAACATCGCCAACTACTCCTTCGCCATCGGCCTCTACGCCCTGGGCCTGGGCGGCTGGCAGATCCTGCTGTCCCTGGGGATAGGCGCGGCGCTGGTGTATTTCTTCATGAACCTGTCCGGCTACATGGGGCAGAAGACCGGGGTGCCGTTCCCGGTGATCAGCCGCATCAGCTTCGGCATCCATGGCGCGCAGATTCCGGCACTCATCCGGGCGGTGATCGCCATCGCCTGGTTCGGCATCCAGACCTACCTGGCCTCGGTGGTGTTTCGCGTGCTGCTCACGGCCATCCATCCGGGCTTCGCCGATTACGACCACAACTCGATCCTCGGCCTCTCGACCCTGGGCTGGGCCTGCTTCCTGGTGATCTGGCTGGTGCAACTGGCGATCCTCGCCTATGGCATGGAAATGATCCGACGCTACGAAGCCTTCGCCGGGCCGATCATCCTGCTGACCGTGGCCTGCCTGGCCGCCTGGATGTACACCCAGGCCGAGGGGCAGATCGCCTGGTCGATCCGCGAACCTCTGACCGGCGGCGAAATGTGGCGGCAGATCTTCGCCGGCGGCGCCCTGTGGCTGGCAATCTACGGCACCCTGATCCTCAACTTCTGCGACTTCGCCCGCTCCTCGCCGTGCCGCAAGACCATCAAGGTCGGCAACTTCTGGGGCCTGCCGGTGAACATCCTGGTGTTCGCCACCATCACCGTGCTGCTGTGCGGCGCGCAGTTCCAGATCAATGGCCGGGTCATCGAAAGCCCCACGGAGATCATCGCCTCGATCCCCAATACACTGTTCCTGGTCCTGGGCTGCCTGGCCTTTCTGATCGTGACCGTGGCGGTGAACATCATGGCCAACTTCGTCGCCCCGGCCTTCGTCCTCAGCAACCTGGCGCCCAAGTACCTGACCTTCCGCCGCGCCGGGCTGATCAGCGCGGCGCTGGCGGTGCTGATCCTGCCGTGGAACCTGTACAACAGCCCGCTGGTGATCGTGTATTTCCTCTCCGGCCTGGGCGCCCTGCTCGGCCCGCTGTACGGGGTGATCATGGTGGACTACTGGATCCTGCGCAAAGCCCAGGTCAACGTGCCGCAGCTCTATAGCGAAGACCCGCAAGGCGCCTATTTCTACAGCCACGGGGTCAACCTGCGGGCAGTGGCGGCCTTTATTCCCGCGGCGCTGATCGCCATCGTACTGGCCCTGGTGCCGGGTTTTGCCAGCGTCTCGCCATTCTCCTGGCTGATCGGAGCCGGCATCGCCGGGATGCTCTACCTGATCATCGCCAAGCGCCAGCCCGGCTACGCGGACGTCAGCGGCGAAAGCATCGCCGTGGACAACGTCAGCCATTGA
- a CDS encoding glycine zipper domain-containing protein: MRLTLPALVVGLLLAQGAMAGDGTAAIGGGLGGALGNVVGQKLGGSTGAAIGAGVAGAAGSAAGARKGSRAKAAIGGGLGSAGGSLIGNRLGGSTGSTVGAGIGGAAGGALGSSMGHKKRH; the protein is encoded by the coding sequence ATGCGTTTAACTCTACCTGCCCTGGTTGTGGGACTTCTGCTGGCTCAAGGCGCTATGGCCGGCGATGGCACTGCAGCCATTGGTGGCGGGCTTGGCGGCGCGTTGGGCAATGTGGTCGGGCAGAAGCTCGGTGGCAGTACCGGTGCGGCAATCGGCGCGGGTGTTGCCGGTGCGGCAGGCAGTGCGGCCGGGGCGCGCAAAGGCAGCCGGGCCAAGGCGGCCATCGGTGGTGGCCTGGGTTCGGCCGGTGGCTCGCTGATCGGTAATCGCCTGGGCGGTAGCACCGGCTCGACCGTCGGTGCCGGTATCGGCGGCGCGGCCGGTGGCGCCCTGGGTAGCAGCATGGGTCACAAGAAGCGTCACTGA
- a CDS encoding 3-oxoacyl-ACP reductase family protein, producing MSTYDLSGKVALIQGGSRGIGAAIVERLAAEGASVAFTYVSSASKAQALQDSIIAKGGKALAIHADSADAEAIRRAVNDSVKTFGRLDILVNNAGVLAIAPLDEFKLEDFDQTLAINVRSVFIATQEAARHMGEGGRIINIGSTNADRMPFAGGGPYAMSKAALVGLTKGLARDLGPRGITINNVQPGPVDTDMNPADSDFAASLMNLMAIRRYGHAEEVAGFVAYLASAEAGYITGASLTIDGGFGA from the coding sequence ATGAGCACATATGACCTCAGCGGCAAAGTAGCCTTGATCCAGGGCGGTTCCCGCGGCATCGGCGCAGCCATTGTCGAGCGCTTGGCGGCAGAAGGCGCCAGCGTCGCCTTTACCTACGTCAGTTCGGCGAGCAAGGCCCAGGCCCTGCAGGACAGCATCATCGCCAAGGGTGGCAAGGCCCTGGCGATCCACGCCGACAGCGCCGACGCCGAGGCCATCCGCCGAGCAGTGAACGACAGCGTCAAGACCTTTGGCCGCCTCGATATCCTGGTCAACAACGCCGGGGTGCTGGCCATCGCACCCTTGGACGAGTTCAAGCTGGAGGACTTCGACCAGACCCTGGCGATCAACGTGCGCAGCGTATTCATCGCCACCCAGGAAGCCGCACGACACATGGGCGAAGGTGGGCGCATCATCAACATCGGCAGCACCAACGCCGACCGCATGCCCTTCGCCGGTGGCGGCCCCTACGCCATGAGCAAAGCCGCACTGGTGGGCCTGACCAAGGGCCTGGCCCGGGACCTGGGCCCGCGGGGCATCACCATCAACAACGTCCAGCCCGGCCCGGTGGACACCGACATGAACCCGGCGGACAGTGACTTCGCCGCGAGCCTGATGAACCTGATGGCTATCCGTCGCTATGGCCATGCCGAAGAAGTCGCCGGTTTCGTCGCCTACCTGGCCAGCGCCGAAGCGGGCTATATCACCGGCGCCAGCCTGACCATCGACGGTGGCTTCGGCGCCTGA
- a CDS encoding aspartate/glutamate racemase family protein has product MRILVVNVNTTDSITQAIAHQAQSVAAPGTEIIGLTPYFGAESVEGNFESYLAAIAVMDRVLAYDQPYDAVIQAGYGEHGREGLQELLNVPVVDITDAAASTAMFLGHAYSVVTTLDRTVPLIEDRLKLSGLYDRCASVRASGLAVLELEEDPLRAVEAIVRQAERAVTEDKAEVICLGCGGMAGLDEQIRLRTGVPVVDGVTAAVTIAESLVRLGLSTSKVRTYATPRPKRVLGWPLRAGR; this is encoded by the coding sequence ATGCGAATTCTCGTGGTCAACGTCAACACCACCGACTCCATCACCCAGGCCATCGCCCACCAGGCACAAAGCGTGGCAGCGCCGGGTACCGAGATCATCGGCCTGACTCCCTACTTCGGTGCCGAATCGGTGGAAGGCAACTTCGAAAGCTACCTGGCGGCCATCGCCGTAATGGACCGGGTGCTGGCCTACGACCAGCCCTATGACGCGGTGATCCAGGCCGGCTACGGCGAGCACGGCCGCGAAGGCTTGCAGGAACTGCTGAACGTGCCAGTGGTGGACATCACCGACGCCGCCGCCAGCACTGCCATGTTCCTTGGCCACGCCTACTCGGTGGTCACCACCCTGGACCGCACCGTGCCGCTGATCGAAGACCGGCTCAAGCTCTCCGGCCTTTATGACCGCTGCGCCTCGGTGCGGGCCAGCGGCCTGGCGGTACTGGAGCTGGAGGAGGACCCGCTGCGCGCCGTGGAAGCCATCGTGCGCCAGGCCGAACGGGCGGTGACCGAGGACAAGGCCGAAGTCATCTGCCTGGGCTGCGGGGGCATGGCCGGCCTGGATGAACAGATTCGCTTGCGCACCGGGGTGCCGGTGGTGGACGGAGTAACGGCAGCAGTGACCATTGCCGAGTCCCTGGTGCGTCTGGGGCTATCCACCTCCAAGGTACGCACCTATGCCACACCCCGGCCCAAGCGAGTGCTGGGCTGGCCCTTGCGGGCGGGGCGCTGA
- a CDS encoding crotonase/enoyl-CoA hydratase family protein: MSELISYHLEDGIATLTLSNGKVNAISPDVIAAFNAALDQATADRAVVIITGQPGILSGGYDLKVMTAGPKEAVALVTLGSTLARRLLSHPYPVIVACPGHAVAKGAFLLLSADYRIGVEGPFSIGLNEVQIGMTMHHAGIELARDRLRRSALHRSVINGEMFDPQSAVDAGFLDKVVAPDELQGAALAAARQLKKINMVAHKNTKLKVRKALLDALDNAIIQDQEHLG, translated from the coding sequence ATGAGTGAGTTGATTTCCTACCATCTCGAAGACGGTATCGCGACCCTGACCTTGAGCAATGGCAAGGTCAATGCCATCTCCCCGGACGTGATTGCCGCCTTCAATGCGGCGCTGGATCAGGCTACCGCCGATCGCGCGGTGGTGATCATCACCGGCCAGCCGGGGATTCTCTCTGGCGGCTACGACCTCAAGGTCATGACAGCCGGCCCCAAGGAGGCCGTGGCTCTGGTAACCCTGGGTTCGACCCTGGCCCGCCGCCTGCTTTCCCACCCCTACCCGGTGATCGTCGCTTGCCCAGGGCACGCGGTGGCCAAGGGCGCGTTCCTGCTGCTGTCGGCGGACTATCGCATCGGTGTCGAAGGCCCCTTCAGCATCGGCCTCAATGAAGTGCAGATCGGCATGACCATGCACCACGCGGGTATCGAGCTGGCCCGTGACCGCCTGCGTCGCTCGGCTTTGCATCGCTCGGTAATCAATGGCGAGATGTTCGACCCGCAAAGCGCGGTAGATGCCGGCTTCCTCGATAAGGTGGTAGCGCCCGATGAACTGCAAGGCGCCGCCCTGGCCGCTGCACGCCAGTTGAAGAAGATCAACATGGTGGCGCACAAGAACACCAAGCTGAAGGTGCGCAAGGCACTGCTGGATGCCCTGGACAACGCGATCATCCAGGACCAGGAGCACCTGGGCTGA